In Trichoderma asperellum chromosome 1, complete sequence, a single window of DNA contains:
- a CDS encoding uncharacterized protein (antiSMASH:Cluster_1.4) yields the protein MTAAIPNPQLRLLNALRANSKPIMTFLGLPSFRTGQIIAQTGVDGIIIDCEHGNISDDSMHSSTAAIAALGVSPLVRLRMTHSDLIKRALDAGAHGIVVPQINTVEDAEAVVSHSKFPPQGCRGQGSAFPAITHGIDLPTYLKTANETLIICLQIESRAGVENVDDICAVPGVDMIFIGPNDLALSILGYVPAKGDEPEFLDAIEKIVVAARKHGKWVGRLSNDGASSKEHLKVFDTVAMGYDIRAIQNWYTTELCVARS from the exons ATGACAGCTGCGATTCCGAACCCGCAATTACGCTTGCTCAATGCGCTACGAGCCAACTCAAAACCGATTATGACCTTTTTGGGGCTTCCTTCGTTTCGTACAGGTCAAATTATAGCTCAGACTGGCGTTGAT GGTATCATCATCGATTGCGAGCATGGAAATATTAGCGACGATTCAATGCACTCCTCAACTGCCGCTATCGCTGCTTTGGGGGTATCACCACTTGTTCGTCTAAGAATGACCCACTCAGATTTAATCAAGAGAGCTCTGGACGCTGGGGCACA CGGTATCGTTGTTCCTCAAATAAATACAGTCGAAGACGCCGAGGCGGTTGTGTCCCATTCAAAGTTCCCCCCACAAGGATGTCGAGGACAGGGCTCGGCATTTCCGGCTATTACTCATGGCATTGACCTCCCCACGTATCTGAAAACCGCAAATGAAACTCTCATTATCTGTCTTCAAATTGAATCGAGAGCTGGAGTTGAAAATGTTGACGATATATGTGCTGTACCTGGAGTCG ACATGATTTTTATCGGACCCAACGATCTTGCCCTATCAATTCTTGGTTATGTTCCTGCCAAAGGTGACGAGCCAGAGTTTCTCGACGCTATCGAAAAGATTGTGGTCGCAGCTCGGAAGCATGGCAAATGGGTTGGCCGACTTTCGAATGACGGGGCTTCGTCCAAGGAACACCTGAAAGTGTTTGATACCGTGGCAATGGGTTATGATATTAGGGCAATTCAAAACTGGTATACAACTGAATTGTGCGTTGCGCGATCTTAA
- a CDS encoding uncharacterized protein (EggNog:ENOG41~antiSMASH:Cluster_1.4) produces MSVFDILSPDTTVIFEFNPVTDTMPKLARQNMPGTMSSTKAPYAPKTRSIACRKCHSRRVKCSGGQPCNNCKRANKAVECVYPQRDRFVKISQKYIDELIEENQRLQNRVSQSGSPIDAQDNNTLEISHGTDLRDEASSIHVPESAATPWFIDMAVPHTPILLSEASDSAFATRFRQAMSDSEHSHLPRVNFPADDHLLALGDAACAWPNPSQARLLVNAALRCLGRWHHIVCRSAVLEELERSLQHPRPIGFLLQSKLWVLFAIGKMYATRTSAACKTFPGLEYFAKATKILRVTSERPTLEMVETWLLLSYYSLCLNRRHSAYSLAGSALRVSIIMGLNFNVPEPLLTDPAAREHRIRVWWTAYTFDRMWATKLGYPVGIHDSDIDVDLPSNKLLDSNFEDCSYSIAMIDLARISGRITHSIYGKSSQQASLSKRVHDSLSDLHQWLKNLPPELQMDSTQDTDQKAESLYLLFNQLVILATRPVLLQVFRTRIKSVDSGSTSEIPDSASALSDACIRSARHSCQILTDLWISGTFMMFDYFHTQYLFTAATVLAISSLLDDRSGQADRECFETALQFLSQLKDGGNFVAAEFKQHADAMTALFSTVETKMHGQRAHGSPEELIDCVGIRRRDFDSTTAAGDITADIVLSEPFFHDLLAQPMPDLEFINASLSLDSDQGLYWPMMTSSSDPETLY; encoded by the exons ATGTCAGTATTTGACATTCTGTCTCCTGACACGACCGTAATCTTTGAATTTAATCCCGTAACTGATACAATGCCAAAGCTAGCCAGGCAGAATATGCCGGGTACTATGTCTTCGACGAAAGCCCCATATGCGCCAAAGACTAGATCAATAGC CTGCCGTAAATGTCATTCGCGAAGAGTTAAATGTTCTGGAGGACAACCTTGTAATAACTGTAAACGGGCAAACAAGGCTGTAGAGTGCGTTTACCCTCAAAGAGATAGATTCGTAAAAATTAGCCAAAA GTACATTGACGAATTGATTGAAGAAAACCAACGCCTTCAGAATCGTGTATCTCAATCAGGATCGCCAATTGATGCACAAGATAATAATACTCTGGAAATCAGCCATGGGACAGACCTCCGCGATGAAGCATCGTCGATACATGTCCCCGAGTCGGCGGCTACGCCTTGGTTCATTGACATGGCTGTTCCTCATACTCCCATCCTTCTCTCTGAAGCCTCAGACTCGGCGTTTGCGACGCGTTTCCGCCAGGCAATGTCTGATTCTGAACACAGTCATCTACCCCGAGTAAATTTTCCAGCGGATGATCACCTTCTGGCCTTGGGTGATGCAGCTTGTGCATGGCCGAACCCATCCCAGGCACGTCTTCTCGTCAATGCTGCATTAAGGTGCCTTGGGCGCTGGCACCATATTGTTTGCCGCAGTGCGGTCCTTGAGGAGCTCGAGCGCAGCCTGCAACATCCCAGACCAATAGGTTTTCTCCTGCAAAGTAAACTTTGGGTACTATTTGCAATCGGAAAGATGTATGCGACACGAACATCTGCTGCTTGTAAAACCTTCCCTGGCCTGGAATACTTTGCTAAAGCTACCAAAATTCTCCGCGTCACCAGTGAGCGCCCGACCCTTGAAATGGTAGAGACGTGGCTTTTGCTG TCTTACTATTCTCTTTGTCTCAATCGACGACATTCTGCGTACAGCCTAGCTGGTTCTGCCTTGCGGGTATCTATTATCATGGGCCTGAATTTCAACGTCCCCGAGCCTCTTCTTACGGATCCTGCAGCGCGTGAGCATAGGATCCGAGTTTGGTGGACTGCTTATACATTTGACAGAATGTGGGCCACAAAACTGGGGTACCCGGTGGGAATTCATGACAGTGACATTGACGTAGACCTTCCGTCGAATAAGCTTCTGGACAGTAACTTTGAGGACTGTTCTTATTCTATCGCAATGATAGATCTGGCAAGGATATCGGGGCGTATAACTCACTCAATATATGGTAAAAGCTCTCAGCAGGCCTCATTATCGAAACGAGTCCACGACAGCCTGTCAGACCTCCATCAGTGGCTCAAAAATCTCCCCCCAGAATTGCAGATGGATTCAACACAAGATACAGACCAAAAGGCAGAATCTTTATATCTATTATTCAACCAG CTTGTGATACTTGCTACTCGTCCAGTCCTGCTTCAGGTCTTTCGCACACGTATTAAAAGTGTTGATTCGGGATCAACATCGGAAATTCCAGATTCTGCAAGCGCTCTATCGGATGCATGCATTAGATCTGCGCGTCACTCATGCCAAATCCTTACTGATTTATGGATAAGTGGCACTTTTATGATGTTTGACTATTTTCACACTCAATATCTTTTTACCGCAGCAACAGTCTTAGCCATCTCGAGCTTACTTGATGACAGGAGCGGCCAGGCTGATAGGGAATGCTTTGAAACGGCACTGCAATTTCTTTCACAGCTTAAAGACGGTGGAAATTTTGTGGCCGCTGAGTTTAAGCAACATGCGGATGCCATGACAGCTCTCTTTTCCACTGTTGAAACGAAAATGCATGGTCAGCGCGCACATGGCTCGCCAGAAGAACTTATAGACTGCGTGGGCATTAGAAGGAGAGACTTCGATTCAACGACCGCGGCGGGGGATATAACCGCAGATATAGTACTATCTGAGCCCTTTTTCCACGATCTGCTCGCTCAGCCAATGCCAGACCTTGAGTTTATCAATGCATCGCTAAGCCTAGATAGCGACCAAGGACTTTACTGGCCGATGATGACTTCGAGTAGTGACCCAGAGACACTGTATTAA
- a CDS encoding uncharacterized protein (SMCOG1262:haloalkane dehalogenase~EggNog:ENOG41~antiSMASH:Cluster_1.4): MPDLMQQAPGFGVVYERLRLEIDGTLVDLALFRRAGMSTPILFLHGWGSSKEDYVDIRLYSAFDGQPFLAYDAPGCGETWCADPSKVNIAFLVKTAEAVLHHFKISEFHVVGHSMGGLTALQLAHHNPKSVRSFVNIKGNLAPEDCFISRQIFDREKDDMDEFLNDFILGCRQSSFYSMALYAASLRQRVHPGAIKGVFESMVQLSDNGDLLLKFLSFPFPKAFMFGEQHASLSYLPKLKAAGVELMEIPKSGHFPMYSNPVAMWSSIQDFIHRADSRNLPPHQP; this comes from the coding sequence ATGCCAGATCTCATGCAACAGGCACCAGGCTTTGGCGTTGTGTATGAGCGCCTTCGCCTTGAGATCGATGGAACTTTAGTAGACCTAGCGCTTTTTCGACGAGCTGGTATGTCTACACCCATCTTGTTTCTTCATGGATGGGGTAGTTCCAAAGAAGACTACGTCGACATCCGACTTTATTCCGCATTCGACGGACAACCGTTCCTTGCATACGATGCTCCTGGGTGCGGTGAAACCTGGTGCGCAGATCCGTCGAAGGTGAATATTGCCTTCCTCGTTAAGACCGCCGAGGCAGTACTCCACCATTTCAAAATCTCGGAATTCCATGTCGTGGGACATTCCATGGGTGGCCTTACGGCCCTTCAACTTGCGCACCACAACCCCAAATCCGTCCGCAGCTTCGTCAATATTAAAGGCAATCTTGCGCCGGAAGATTGTTTTATAAGTCGCCAAATATTTGACAGGGAAAAGGACGATATGGATGAGTTTCTCAATGACTTCATCTTGGGTTGTCGCCAGTCTTCCTTCTACTCAATGGCATTGTATGCTGCTTCACTTCGGCAGCGAGTCCACCCCGGCGCAATTAAAGGCGTCTTCGAATCTATGGTGCAATTATCAGACAATGGCGATCTTTTACTAAAGTTTTTAAGCTTTCCGTTCCCAAAGGCCTTCATGTTTGGAGAACAACATGCGAGTCTTTCATATCTACCGAAATTAAAAGCTGCTGGGGTTGAACTAATGGAGATTCCGAAATCCGGCCATTTCCCCATGTATTCCAACCCCGTAGCTATGTGGTCATCTATACAAGACTTTATACATAGAGCTGATAGTCGCAACCTCCCTCCGCATCAGCCATGA
- a CDS encoding uncharacterized protein (antiSMASH:Cluster_1.4~SECRETED:SignalP(1-20)), translating into MKAITISLIAVVAFVAHVRAQAVVGICGVEDNVCFLGSSVLDCQNGRCSKDENPCYEYLPNEGSPLEVLCF; encoded by the exons ATGAAAGCCATTACCATCTCGCTCATTGCTGTTGTGGCCTTTGTGGCTCACGTTCGTGCGCAAGCAGTTGTCGGC ATATGCGGCGTGGAAGACAACGTTTGTTTTCTCGGATCATCCGTCTTGGATTGTCAGAATGGCCGG TGTTCCAAAGACGAGAATCCTTGCTACGAGTACCTGCCAAATGAAGGTAGTCCGCTCGAGGTTCTTTGCTTCTAG
- a CDS encoding uncharacterized protein (EggNog:ENOG41), whose translation MAEAIGWINDAVSFFQFLESLIPGSQAAYSTVRVEAGLNGNGLSGADGTISMIRIYDNNQNLIGQTDGGYVSSGGYSDFSIEQSGNEQAVFAQIYSSNDAVCVSYASTSWTDGSQYAWVGDWGYLCGLPWYYGNVYVDNGGYAPRCTWIDGDDTNGLYAQSLLIDWTSFGQSNQNTDPNSFCGYPALRSYTSSGGEVVKRDKTPKLDSRLVISSAASHNATELCLSETSRGPDLVSMAEGVFCDMATKEVLPLCDQGTKHDCFHVDSRTKLLSNETTHAKSYTKVLQWK comes from the exons ATGGCTGAAGCTATCGGTTGGATCAATGACGCggtgtctttttttcaattCCTGGAATCTCTGATCCCAGGCTCGCAGGCGGCCTATTCTACGGTGCGAGTTGAAGCCGGACTCAACGGAAATGGACTTAGTGGTGCTGATGGCACAATCTCCATGATACGCATATATGACAACAACCAGAACCTTATAGGCCAGACCGATGGCGGCTACGTTTCTAGCGGCGGCTACAGCGACTTTAGTATCGAGCAGTCTGGTAACGAGCAAGCCGTGTTTGCTCAAATATACTCCTCTAATGATGCAGTTTGTGTGTCCTATGCCTCCACTAGTTGGACCGACGGCAGCCAATACGCATGGGTTGGAGACTGGGGATACCTGTGTGGATTGCCATGGTATTACGGCAATGTCTAC GTCGACAATGGTGGATA TGCACCTAGATGTACCTGGATTGACGGTGACGACACCAATGGCCTTTACGCGCAAAGTCTGTTAATCGACTGGACCTCGTTCGGACAAAGCAACCAAAACACGGACCCCAACTCATTCTGTGGTTACCCGGCGCTGCGCTCCTACACTTCCAGTGGCGGCGAGGTAGTTAAACGCGATAAGACTCCTAAGCTCGACTCTAGGCTTGTTATCAGCTCTGCTGCGTCACACAACGCAACAGAACTTTGTTTGAGCGAAACCTCCCGTGGCCCAGACCTTGTGTCAATGGCTGAAGGCGTGTTTTGTGATATGGCCACCAAAGAAGTCCTGCCTCTTTGTGATCAAGGCACAAAGCATGACTGCTTTCACGTTGACTCTCGTACTAAATTGCTAAGCAATGAAACTACGCATGCAAAGTCATACACTAAAGTTCTTCAATGGAAGTAG
- the PG1 gene encoding Polygalacturonase 1 (SECRETED:SignalP(1-17)~CAZy:GH28), whose amino-acid sequence MPSFGFFLAALVATAAAKPAYVAPRASCTFTDAATAIKQKASCSTITLNSIAVPAGETLDLTGLKDNTNVIFAGKTTFGYKEWAGPLVAISGNGIQVQGASGHTIDCAGQRWWDGKGSNGGKTKPKFFSAHNLKNSNIKSLNVLNTPVQAFSINSVTNLGLYNINMDNSLGDTEGGHNTDAFDVGSSTGVYISGAIVKNQDDCLAINSGTNITFTGGNCSGGHGLSIGSVGGRSDNTVKTVRILDSKISNSQNGVRIKTVSGATGSVSDIVYDNISLANIGTYGIVIEQDYKNGGPTGTPTAGVPITGLTVNKVVGTVQKGGTNVYILCAACSNWTWTNNAVTGGTKTKTNKGIPKGVSI is encoded by the exons ATGCCTTCCTTCGGATTTTTTCTCGCTGCGTTGGTGGCTACGGCTGCTGCAAAGCCTGCTTATGTTGCTCCCCGGGCTAGCTGCACCTTCACTGACGCTGCAACAGCAATTAAACAGAAGGCATCATGCAGTACAATTACGTTGAACAGCATCGCTGTTCCGGCTGGTGAGACTCTAGATCTGACTGGTCTCAAGGACAACACCAAT GTCATTTTTGCCGGAAAGACCACCTTTGGCTACAAGGAATGGGCTGGCCCTCTAGTGGCAATCTCAGGCAATGGGATTCAGGTACAGGGCGCCTCTGGACATACCATTGACTGTGCTGGCCAACGATGGTGGGATGGCAAAGGTTCAAACGGCGGAAAGACAAAACCAAAGTTTTTTAGTGCCCATAACCTCAAAAACTCCAACATCAAGTCGCTTAATGTCTTGAACACGCCGGTTCAAGCTTTCAGCATCAACTCGGTGACCAATCTTGGCTTGTACAATATCAACATGGACAACTCTCTCGGCGACACCGAGGGCGGACACAACACGGATGCTTTCGACGTTGGCTCTTCGACCGGGGTATACATCTCTGGAGCCATTGTCAAGAACCAGGACGACTGCTTGGCTATCAACTCCGGTACCAACATTACTTTTACTGGGGGAAACTGCTCCGGTGGGCATGGCCTGTCCATTGGGTCGGTTGGTGGCCGAAGCGACAACACAGTTAAAACGGTTCGCATTTTGGACTCGAAAATCTCCAACTCGCAAAACGGCGTTCGTATCAAGACAGTTTCTGGAGCGACTGGCTCTGTTTCTGATATTGTCTACGATAACATCTCCTTGGCAAACATTGGAACCTATGGTATTGTGATCGAGCAAGATTACAAAAATGGTGGGCCGACGGGCACACCTACTGCTGGTGTTCCCATCACTGGTCTTACTGTCAATAAGGTCGTTGGCACAGTTCAGAAGGGCGGCACGAATGTATACATTCTGTGCGCTGCTTGTTCTAACTGGACCTGGACCAACAATGCAGTTACCGGAGgcaccaagaccaagacaaATAAGGGCATTCCCAAAGGAGTCTctatttaa
- a CDS encoding uncharacterized protein (EggNog:ENOG41), giving the protein MASAARLQSFKSKTRVFIISDISNEPDDAESLVRYLLYSNQFQTEGLVACTSTWMRTKVCPQDIIKIIDAYAGVVDNLNFHVHPDFRYPTAESLRNLVRSGPPVYGFAAVGDDIPLSEGGQLLFERIKAPSKEPLWVLCWGGTNVLAQVLWKLRKQYSASEAADLRSRLRVYTISDQDDTGAWIRAQFPDIFYISSVHAWNHYGMAAWTGISGDRYYRFDQGGPDFTKVSAEWIKDNIQLGPLGSAYPNFMFIPEGDTPTFLYLIQNGLGVPEQPSYGSWGGRYQLIDVSDVGQNASHFADCADTVTGQDGRTYRSNQATIWRWRDAFQNDFAARIQWSLTSDITAANHHPVITVNGSQGSEPIMIEAEAGSTLSFDASETYDPDSGDNLTFKWWHYRDPSAMQWTVEFEIDELDIRAIDDNGRVVEVKLPGPEKCCVELLSRKPVARGKALHLILEVSDNGAPALTSYKRIVIQTMNKDLRGGGEPSEAIGDVIQKLLSG; this is encoded by the exons ATGGCCTCTGCTGCTAGACTACAGTCGTTTAAGTCGAAGACTAgagtcttcatcatctccgaCATCTCTAATGAGCCGGATGATGCAGAGTCGCTCGTCAGATATCTTCTATACTCTAATCAGTTTCAAACCGAAGGCTTGGTTGCCTGTACATCAACATGGATGAGGACCAAAGTTTGTCCTCAAGATATCATCAAGATCATCGACGCATACGCTGGGGTTGTCGACAATCTCAATTTCCATGTACACCCTGACTTCCGTTATCCGACTGCTGAAAGTTTGAGGAATCTTGTGCGGTCAGGACCACCG GTATACGGCTTTGCCGCTGTTGGCGATGACATCCCTTTAAGCGAAGGCGGCCAATTACTCTTCGAGCGTATCAAAGCTCCATCCAAAGAACCACTATGGGTTCTTTGCTGGGGCGGGACAAACGTACTTGCACAAGTACTGTGGAAATTACGGAAGCAATACTCAGCAAGTGAAGCGGCAGACCTACGCTCAAGACTACGCGTGTACACAATTTCAGACCAGGATGACACCGGGGCGTGGATTAGAGCGCAGTTCCCGGACATATTTTACATTTCATCTGTGCATGCCTGGAACCACTATGGCATGGCAGCTTGGACTGGCATTTCCGGTGACAGGTATTACCGTTTTGACCAAGGAGGCCCGGACTTCACAAAGGTTTCTGCAGAGTGGATTAAAGACAACATTCAGCTTGGCCCTCTTGGTTCCGCGTACCCAAACTTCATGTTTATTCCTGAGGGCGATACGCCCACCTTCCTCTATCTTATCCAGAACGGACTCGGTGTACCTGAGCAGCCCAGCTACGGTTCGTGGGGTGGCAGATACCAGCTCATAGACGTCAGTGATGTCGGACAGAATGCAAGTCATTTTGCAGATTGTGCAGATACAGTCACTGGCCAAGACGGCCGTACTTATCGTTCAAACCAGGCGACCATATGGCGGTGGAGGGATGCATTCCAGAACGACTTCGCTGCGCGGATCCAATGGAGTCTCACGAGCGACATAACAGCAGCTAATCACCACCCAGTCATCACTGTAAACGGAAGTCAGGGCTCGGAACCAATTATGATTGAAGCTGAGGCAGGCTCAACGCTCAGTTTTGACGCAAGTGAGACATACGATCCGGACTCTGGAGACAATCTTACATTCAAGTGGTGGCATTACCGAGACCCCAGTGCAATGCAGTGGACTGTAGAATTTGAGATTGATGAATTGGACATTCGGGCAATCGACGATAATGGGAGGGTGGTGGAAGTAAAACTTCCTGGACCAGAGAAATGCTGCGTAGAGCTCCTTAGTCGGAAGCCTGTTGCGCGAGGGAAGGCGCTGCATTTAATACTGGAAGTGAGTGACAATGGGGCACCTGCATTGACAAGCTATAAGAGAATCGTAATACAGACGATGAACAAGGACCTTCGAGGTGGAGGCGAACCATCTGAGGCAATAGGCGATGTTATACAGAAGTTGCTTTCAGGTTGA
- a CDS encoding uncharacterized protein (EggNog:ENOG41~TransMembrane:10 (i58-75o137-155i167-184o190-215i227-248o356-373i380-401o413-434i446-468o480-498i)) produces MSSPPTQVGLQLEKGHVEGHIEQQPDEFDQIHQQQLANLTDREDHQDGKWQAIKKNPWAFLWCLFAVWAVLLVSFENQASGNILGIPQFRKDFGTLYDGGYVLSAKWQSAFSGAPVASQVIGALVCGQIADWIGRRYTIVLALLISFAAITMEFVATTDELFFGGKFLNGFAVGTLQAVAGTYIGEIVPLALRGLMTCLIALSFTVGPFTVALIVNSEGQRDDRWAYRSVFISQYGFAVISAAFVFFMPESPWWLVNKGHEDKALHSLHRLGYSAESGEDAKRIANIKVTLEQIRHETEGVTYAECFRKSNLRRTLVSIAPLVIQQFTGINFAASYSTYYSELAGYSTDMAFKLQIIQQVLSMVGNVISWDLIDRVGRRGLTLYGTMVLTVVLWVMGGLAVGGSPNDLKGTVAMILLYCFLYNVTIGATAYTCLTETATSRLRIKTIAIGLAVSNSISVMWSFVLPYMFNPDKGNLGGKVGFVFGALCFPCIAFLWYYQPETRGRSYEELDEMFTKKVPARHFKSYVTEVQTQGHEVQLCKADI; encoded by the exons ATGTCCTCTCCGCCTACACAAGTAGGATTGCAGCTGGAGAAAGGTCACGTCGAGGGTCACATTGAACAACAACCTGATGAATTTGACCAGATccaccagcaacagcttgCAAATCTAACCGACCGGGAAGACCACCAAGATGGCAAGTGGCAAGCTATTAAGAAGAACCCTTGGGCCTTCCTCTGGTGCCTTTTTGCCGTCTGGGCAGTTCTTCTTGTCAGTTTCGAGAATCAGGCGTCTGGCAACATTCTGGGAATTCCCCAATTCCGAAAAGACTTTGGAACGCTCTATGACGGCGGTTATGTTCTCTCCGCAAAGTGGCAATCTGCCTTTAGTGGAGCACCAGTAGCTTC ACAAGTCATTGGAGCGCTTGTATGCGGCCAAATTGCAGACTGGATCGGCCGGCGATATACCATCGTGCTTGCTCTTCTTATCTCCTTTGCGGCTATCACTATGGAGTTCGTGGCCACCACGgatgaacttttttttggcggcaAGTTTCTCAATGGCTTTGCGGTGGGCACATTGCAAGCTGTTGCAGGCACTTATATCGGCGAG ATTGTGCCTCTTGCCCTTCGCGGCTTAATGACTTGCTTAATTGCGCTGTCCTTCACTGTTGGCCCCTTCACCGTGGCGTTGATCGTAAACTCCGAAGGCCAAAGAGACGATCGATGGGCATATCGCTCTGTTTTCATCTCCCAATATGGCTTTGCCGTTATCTCCgctgcttttgttttctttatgCCAGA GTCTCCCTGGTGGCTTGTGAACAAAGGTCATGAGGACAAGGCCCTCCATAGCCTCCATCGTCTTGGATACAGTGCAGAATCTGGAGAAGACGCCAAGCGCATCGCTAATATCAAGGTCACGTTGGAGCAGATTCGCCACGAGACAGAAGGTGTCACATATGCTGAGTGCTTTAGGAAGTCCAACCTTCGCCGGACACTGGTTTCCATAGCGCCACTGGTAATCCAACAATTCACCGGAATTAACTTTGCTGCCTCTTACTCAACATACTACTCAGAGCTCGCAGGCTACAGCACAGACATGGCTTTCAAGCTACAGATTATTCAGCAAGTCCTATCTATGGTAGGAAACGTCATCTCATGGGACTTAATTGACCGCGTTGGTCGCCGTGGCCTGACCCTTTATGGAACTATGGTATTGACTGTTGTCCTCTGGGTCATGGGCGGTCTCGCGGTCGGAGGTTCGCCTAATGACCTTAAAGGAACGGTAGCCATGATCTTGCTGTATTGTTTCTTATACAATGTCACCATTGGCGCGACTGCGTATACCTGTTTGACGGAAACGGCGACATCACGCCTTCGGATAAAGACCATCGCCATCGGTCTAGCGGTCTCAAATTCCATTTCAGTCATGTGGAGCTTTGTCCTTCCGTACATGTTCAATCCAGACAAGGGCAACCTCGGCGGCAAGGTTGGCTTTGTTTTTGGGGCGTTATGTTTTCCTTGCATCGCGTTTCTGTGGTACTACCAGCCGGAAACAAGGGGTCGATCATACGAAGAGCTTGACGAGATGTTTACCAAGAAGGTTCCTGCAAGGCACTTTAAATCCTACGTTACTGAGGTGCAGACACAAGGTCACGAGGTTCAGTTGTGTAAAGCAGACATTTGA